The region TACTGGCGTGCCTCGCACTTCCCGCCCACCCGGGCGGTGCGCGCGCCCTGGCGGGAGCAGAGCCACCACATCGTGCGTACGGTGTCGTTCGCGGGCGGAGGCTCCGGGCGGCTCGCCGTGTCGTACGGCGGTTTCGCACTGCCGCTCAGCGACTCGATGCTGGATCGCGCCTTCGAGTGCTGGGTGCACGCGGGGGACATCGCGGACGCCGTGGACTATCCGTACGAGCCGCCCGCGCCACGTCATCTGCACCGGATGATCGACCTGGCGGCGCGGATGCTGCCCGTGTCGCTCGCCGAGCGGCGGCGGACGGGGCTGTCGGCTCCGGCGCCCCGCCGGCTCGTCGCCGCCGGGGCGCCCGGGCGCAGTCTGCGTCTGGAGATCGAGGGCTCCGGTGGGGGCGAGTGGCTGATCCCGCTCGACTCCCCGGCGAGCGTCGCCTCCGCCGAGCACGAGGTCGCGCATGTCGCGCTGGACGGGGTGGAGTTCTGTCGGCTGGCGGCGGGGCATGTGTCGCCAGAGGAAGCGGCGGCGGGTCAGGTGGGCGACCGCGAGGCCATCAGAGACGTACTCTTCGCCGCCGCGTCCCTGAGCCGGATGTAGGCCGGCCGCCCCCCTCCGCGGCCGAAACGATCTCCGGGGGCGGGGGCGAAGCCTCCGCGTGCCCTACGCGAATACCACCGTGCGGCGGCCGTTCAGAAGGATCCGGCGCTCGGCGTGCCACTTCACCGCGCGCGCCAGCGCCTGGCACTCCACGTCCCGCCCGATGGCGACCAGTCCGTCGGGCGTCACGTCGTGGCCGACGCGCTCGACCTCCTGCTCGATGATCGGCCCCTCGTCGAGGTCGGCGGTGACGTAGTGCGCCGTCGCGCCGATCAGCTTCACACCGCGCGCATGCGCCTGGTGGTACGGCTTCGCGCCCTTGAAGCTCGGCAGGAAGGAGTGGTGGATGTTGATGATCCGGCCGCTGAGCTGCTTGCACAGGTCGTCCGAGAGCACCTGCATGTAGCGGGCCAGCACGACCAGTTCGACGCCTTCGGAGCGGACCAGTTCGAGCAGCTGCGCCTCGGCCTGCGCCTTCGTGTCCCTCGTCACCGGAATGTGGTGGAAGGGGACGTCGTACGAGGCCACGAGCTCGGCGAAGTCCGTGTGGTTGGAGACCACGGCCGCGATGTCGACGCGCAGCGCGCCGGTCCGCGCGCGGAAGAGCAGGTCGTTCAGGCAGTGGCCGAACTTGCTGACCATCAGCACGACCCGCATCTTGTCCTCGGCCCGGTTGAGCTGCCAGTCCATGTGGAAGGAGTCACCGATCGCCGCGAAGCTCGCGCGCAGCTTGTCCACGGTCACCGGCGCCTCCGCCGAGAAGTGGACGCGCATGAAGAACAGTCCCGTGTCGTGGTCGCCGAACTGCTGGCTGTCCTCGATGTTGCAGCCGGTCATGAAGAGGTAGCTCGACACGGCGTGCACGATTCCCTGCTTGTCCGGGCAGGAGAGGGTCAGGACGTACTGTTCGGCGGGCGCGGCGGCGCCGGTGGACTGATCGTTCATGCGGGACAGGGTCCCATACGAGACACCGCGCCGGACGAACCGTCCCGCCACGCGGACGCGGCAGCGAGCGTCCCGCCGCGTGGACGCTACGCCGACCGCGTCAGGATCCGCAGGACCTCCAGCGTCCGCGGCGGAGCGTCGGGGTCCTCGCCGTCGCTCACCGCGAGACGTACGTGGGCGTCGCGCGCCGCCCGCAGTGCATCCGGCCACCCCTGGTGGTCGAGGTAGGCGGAGACGGGGGCGTCGGGCCCGACCTGGTGCATGATCCGCAGGACGCGGAGCACGGCGGTGTCGACGAGGGCCGCCTCCTGGGAGTCCCGGAAGATCGTGCCGACGTACTTCTCGGCGGACCAGCTGTCCAGCCAGGTGTCCTCGACCAAGCGGTACACGGCGTCGGTGACGTCCCCGTACCCGTCGATCCCGGCGAGCCAGACGTCTCGTTGGAAGGTGGGGTCGGAGAGCATGTGCAGCGCGGAGCGCACATTGCTGCGCCAGCGCCACCAGGGCATGTCGTTCAGTGGCATGCCGCCCATGGTGGAGGAGCGACGGCCGCGACGGGAAGAGTTCTCCGAACCTTGCACAGTCGTCGATCGTACGTTCCCCGCAAAAATGCGATCATCGGCCCCCGCAATTCACCTCTGCGTCACCTCACGTTGACCGCTGGTCACACGCAGGTTAGTGATGTGACGGAATCGTGCGTGTCTATGACCGGTAGGCGACGCACCAGCACCACCCCACCCGTCCGCTCCCAGCGGACCGGGTCCAAAATCTCGAAGAAGGTCAAGACCAGAGCCCTCTTCGCGGGCGCGGTGGTGGCGTGTGCGTCGATCGCTGTCGGGTGCGGGGTCGTCCCCGGTATCACGGGGGGTTCCGGGGACGACCCCATCACCGTCATGACCTGGGCGCCGCAGGACACTCCCGCGACCAACAAGCCCGGCATGCCCGCCATGGCCGAGGCCTACGCGCGCTGGGTCAACGCGAACGGTGGCATCAACGGCCACAAGCTCAAGGTCTTGACCTGCAACGACCACAACGACACCGTGTACGCGGCGAAGTGCGCCCGGCGCGCGGCCGACGAGAACGTGGTCGCGGTCGTCGGCTCCTACAGCCAGCACGGCCGCTCCTTCCTGGCCCCGCTGGAGGCCGCCGGCATCCCGTACATCGGCGGCTACGGCGTCACCGACGACGAGTTCTCGAGCCCGCTCTCCTATCCGATCAACGGCGGCGAGCCCGCCCTGCTGGCCGGCCTCGGGGAGCAGCTCGGCAAGGCGTGCGGCCCGGTGGCGCTCGTCCGCCCCGACACCGTCGCGGGCGACCAGCTCCCGGTGCTGCTCAACGCCGGCCTGAAGGCGGAAGGTCACGCGGCCGGCACCGACCAGCGGGCCGCCGAGGACGCGACCGAGTACTCGAAGCAGACCGAGCTCGCGCTCGGCCGCGCGAGCTCGGACCCGCTGAAGCAGGGCTGTGTGGTGTCCGCGCTCGGGGACCGTACGGAGACCTTCATGGACTCGTTCCGGCGCGACCGCCAGGACTATCCGAAGGTCGGCACGGGCACGGTGCTGGGCAGCCTCGACCAGTCCCTGATCGATTCCACCGGCGGCCCGTCGAGCCCGTACGAGGGCGCGCACGTCACCGGCTGGTACCCGGTGGCGAGCGACAAGCGCTGGGACCCGATGCGCAAGGTGATCAAGGAGCAGGCCTTCGGCGACAACCGGATCGACCCCGCGGACGCCGGCGTGCAGACCACCTGGATCGCGTACAACGTGCTCAGGTCGGTCGTCGAGTCACTGGGCGACAGCCCGATCACCTCGCTCGCGATCCGGCACGCCCTCGACAACGGCCTCAAGGTGACCACCGGCCGGCTCACCCCGACCCTCAGCTGGCGTTACGAGGACCTGATCGCGGCCGTCGACTTCCCGCGCCTGGTCAACGCCCACGTCACCTTCCAGGTCGTACGCAAGGGCCAGCTGGCCTCCGAGCGCAACGGGTTCATCGACGTGTCGAAGACGCTGGAGACCGCGGACTCGAACTGAGACGCGGGCCCGGACCGGGCGGCGGCCGACCGCCGCGCGGTCACAGCTGGGTCGTCGTGCGCCGCGTCAGTCCGTACGTCGAGGCGATCGAGTTCCACAGCCTGGCGGCCTTCGCCTTCTGCGCGCTCGCGGTGCCGCTGGCCTGGTCGCCCGCCGCCCTCTGGCCGGTGCTGCGGGCGTGGCCCTTCTTGCAGCCCTTCTTGTCCTTGACCTGGTCGGCCCAGGCCGCGTAGTGGTTGTCGGCCGACGCGGAGGCCTGCCAGGCACTGTTCAGCGCGGCGGTCAGCTGGGCGTTGTTCGGAAGCTTGTCGACCGAGAGACCGCCGAGCCTGGTCACCAGTTCGGACCGCTGCTTGGCCGCGTCGCGCAGATCACTGGCCGCCTGGTCCAGGTTGTTGCACACCTTCACGTTCTCCACGGCCTTGATCACCGAGTCGCGGCTGTTGTTGCTGTCCGCGAGGAGCTTGTCCAGCGCGACGGCCTGCGCCTTGGCCGGGTCGGCCGCGGACGACGACGAGCCGTCCGTGGCCCCGGCCGTCGCCGACACGTTCTTGCTGCTGTCGTCCTTGCCGCTGTCGCCGCCTCCGCCGCTGAGCATGGCGCCGGCCCCGATACCGAGCACGACGATGCCGATCCCGACGGCCGCGATCAGCGGGACGCGCGAGCGGCTCCCTCCACCGCGGCCACCGCCGCCGTCGTCGGCCGCGCCGCGCCGGGTGGCGGCCCGCCCGCCCGGCGCTCCGGGCATCCCGGGGGCCTGCGCGGCGTACGGGGCGTGCGGCGTGTGGGGGGCGTGCGGGGCAGGGGCCTCGAACCGCGGCAGCTGCTGCGTGGACGCGGGCCCCTCCGACGCACTCGGCGCGCCGGGCGCACTGCGGAACAGGCTGTCGAACTCCGCGGGCGGCTGCCGGTCCTCCGGCCCGCCCGGACGTATCCCGTACTGCGCCGCACCATGCTCGGCGGGCACGGGGGCGATGTACTGCGTGGCCTCGGCGTCGGGATGCGCGGCCTGGGGCAGCGGCCCCGAAGGCACCTCGGGCGGCAGCGCACCCGGGCCCACCGGCGGGATGTACTGCGTGGCGCCCTCGGCGGACGTGGCGGGGACGGGCGGCAGGAACTGGGTCGCGCCCTCGGCCGCGGCCGGAACCGGCGGGATGTACTGCGTGGCGCCCTCGTCGACGGCGGGCGGCAGCGCGGCGGCGTGCGCATGCCCGCCCTGCGGCTGCTGCTGCTGCTGCTGGGGTACGGCACCACCCTGGTGGCCGCCGTACGCCGGATCCTGCCGGCCGCCGTAGGAGGACGTCTCCTGGCCGCCGTACGCCGGCGGCTGCTGCTCCCCGTACGAAGGCGGCTGGGTGCCCTCGGCCGGCAGCGGGCCGCCGGGGGCCTGCTGGGCCGGGAAGCCCTGCTGCTGGGCGGGGGCGGCGCCCCAGCCCTGCGCCGGCTGCTCGGGCGCGGCCCAGGTCTGGGTGGACGGGTCGTGGCCGCCCCAGTCCGGGGTGGGGGCGCCGGACTGGGGCGGCTCGGAGCCACTCCACGTCTGGGTGCCGTTCACGGGCGCCCCCCAGCCGTCGGCCGGCTGCGGGGCCGGTGCCGCCGACGGGTCCGGTCCCCACGGCTGGTCCCAGGTCTGACCGCCCGCCGGGATGGCCGGGGCCGCCGGAACGGCCCGGTCGCCCGTCATGCCCGGCAACAGCGGTTCGCCGCCGTCGGAGGGCAGCACGATGCCTTCGCGCGCCGTGCGCGCCGAGGGCTGCTCGCCCTGTCCACTCTGCGTCACCGGGACTCCTACTAATGGGGGACCTTCGGAATCGTCGGCTCACGCTACCGGGTCTCCACGCACCCGTGCCACGCAGCACAGGGCGTTACCCCCGCCCCCTGTGACCGGGGTAACGAATACGCCCCGCCGTGCGCTGTATCTGACTCCTCCCACTCCCAGCGCCTTCGTTAGCCCGGCGTTCACACCCATGCACACCGCGTGTTCACCGGCGCGCACACGATCCACTCACGCCGCCGCCTGCAACTCCAGCCGCGCCCCGAACTCCCGTACCACCGCCTCGTCCCGGTACGGCTCCAGGCGCTGCTGGAAGTCGTCCAGGTACTCGGCGCCGCGGTTGGAGCGGAGCGTGCCGAGGAGTTCGACCGCGCGCAGACCCGTGTGGCACGCCTGTTCCACCTCGCGCTGCTGGACCTGCGCGGTGGCCAGCAGGACGTAACCGATGGCCCGGCGGCGGGCCCGCGACTCCGGATGCCCGGCGAGGGACTCCTCGGCGCAGCGCGCGGCGGCCTCCGCCTGACCCAGGTCACGGTGGCAGTGCGCCAACTCGTCGGCGAGATAGGCCTCGTCGAAGTGCGCGATCCACGTCGGGTCGTCCCCCGAGGCATCGTCGGCGCCCTCGAGCGCGGTGATCGCACGCCCGGACGCCACCTGAGCGGCGCGCGCGTCGCCCATCAGGGCGTGCCCGCGCGCCTCCGCGGCGTGGAACATCGACTCCGCGCGGGGTGTCACCCGCCCCCGCGCCCCCTCCTGCGCCGCGCGCGCCAACTGCGCGATCTCCCGCGGGTTGCCGAGCTGCGCCGCCAGGTGGCTCATGGACGCGGCCAGCACGTACCCGCCGTATCCACGGTCGCCGGCCGCCTGGGCGAGCCGCAGCGCCTGGATGTAGTACCGCTGGGCGAGGCCCGGTTGACCGGTGTCGATGGCCATGTAGCCCGCGAGTTCCGTCAACCGCGAGACCGCCGAGAAGAGTTCACGTCCGACGCCCTCCCGGTACGAACCCGCGAGCAGGCCGGAGACCACGCTGTTGAGGTAGTGCACGACGACCGGGCGCACGTGCCCGCTGCCGTACTGGTGGTCCAGGTCCGTGAGCGCCTGGGTCATCGCGCGGACCGCCGCCACGTCCGAGAGCCCGACCCGTGGACCCGCCGCGCGCGCCACCTGCGAGTCCGGCGCGGAGATCAGCCAGTCGCGGCTCGGCTCGACGAGCGCGGAGGCGGCGACGGACGAGCCGGACAGGAAGTCCCTGCGCCCGACGTCACTGCGCCACAGCTCGCACACCTGCTCGATGGCGCCGAGGACGGTCGGCGAGAACTGCAACCCCACGCCCGACGCGAGGTTCTTGCCGTTGGCCATGCCGATCTCGTCGATCGTGACCGTACGGCCCAGCTTGCGGCCGAGCGCCTCGGCGATGATCGCGGGAGCGCGCCCCCTCGGCTGCTGACCGCGCAGCCAGCGCGCCACCGAGGTCTTGTCGTAGCGCAGATCGAGGCCGTGCTCGGCGCCGCACATGTTGACCCGGCGGGCCAGGCCGGCGTTGGAACAGCCCGCTTCCTGGATGAGCGCCTGCAGCCGTTCGTTCGGCTGCCTGGCGACGAGAGGCCTTGCGGCCATGGCGTACCCCCTGTGGCTGCGGTGCCTGCCCACGCACCGAGTTGACGTGTCCTCATCGGCCAACCACAGCGAAGGAAGTCGGCCATGAAGATCAATGCCCCGCCGATATACCGAAGATGCGAGACATGTGAGGATTGCCGGGGTACAGGCGGTTGCCTCGACCCCACCCCTGGTTACCCACGACCCGCTGCCGTTCCCCCTGCGCGCCCCCACCCGTGCATCCATGCGCCCCACACGCGGGAACGATGCCCCTCCCCCGCGCACGGGCCCCCCGTAACCCCCTGTGGCGACTAGAGTTGTGTTCATCGTGGAAGAGACCATCGCGGGGCCCGAGGCCGTCCAAATCCCGAAGCAGCGTGGCGAATCACTGCTTGACACCGCCGTGCGATATGCCGAAGAGCGCCATTGGGACGTGTTCCCGGGCACGTGGCTCGAGGCCGTCGAAGGGATGCAACGCTGCTCCTGCGGCGAGGCCACCTGCCCCACGCCGGGCGCACACGCGACGCGCGAGGACTGGGCGACGCAGGCGACGGGCAGTGCGACCGCCGCGCGCCGGATGTGGTCGAAGCAGCCGAACGCGTCGATCCTGCTGCCCACCGGGCGTACGTTCGATGCGATCGATGTGCCGGAGACAGCCGGGTTCCTCGCGCTCGCCCGCATGGAGCGGATGGAACTGACGCTGGGGCCGGTGACGTGCACGCCGGACCGGCGCATGCACTTCTTCGTCCTTCCCGGCGCGGCGGTGAAGGTCCCCGACCTGGTACGCCGACTGGGCTGGCCGCCCGCCTCCCTCGACCTGGTCACCCTGGGCGAAGGCTCGTACGTGGCGGCTCCGCCCACCCGGTTCGGTTCACGGGGTGCGGTGCAGTGGGCCTGCCGGCCGACGCCGGCGAATCGGTGGCTGCCGGATGCGGAGGAATTGATCTCGCCGCTCGCCTACGCGTGCGGGCGGGATCGCTGACGCCGGTCTGCGCCGTATTCGTCTGCGGGTTCGCTGTGGCTGGTCGCGCAGTTCCTCGCGCCCCTAAAAGCCTAAAAGCAGGGCACTCGCCCTTAGGGTGCTCACATGGCCGAGCAAACAGGGGCAGACGCTCCCGCCGTACGTGTGCAAGGGCTCTGGAAGCGGTTCGGGGAGCAGGTCGCGGTCGCCGGGATCGATCTGGAGTTGCCGGCGGGGCGGTTCATCGGGCTCGTAGGGCCCAACGGCGCGGGCAAGACGACCACTCTCTCAATGGTGACCGGGCTGCTCAGGCCCGACCAGGGCGGCGTCGAGGTCGTCGGCCATGACGTCTGGCGCGACCCGGCGGCGGTGAAGGCCCGGATCGGCATACTCCCCGAGGGCCTGCGGCTCTTCGAACGGCTCTCCGGGCGTGAGCTCCTCGCCTACACCGGCCGGTTGCGCGGCCTGCCCGGCGCCGAGGTCGACAAGCGCACCACCCAGCTCCTCGACGTCCTCGACCTCGCGGGCGCCCAGCACAAACTCGTCGTCGACTACTCGACGGGCATGCGCAAGAAGATCGGCCTCGCCGCCGCTCTCCTCCACAACCCCGAGGTCCTCTTCCTCGACGAGCCGTTCGAGGGCGTCGACCCCGTCTCCGCGCAGACCATCCGCGGCGTCCTGGAGCGCTACACGGCATCGGGCGCCACGGTCGTCTTCTCCTCCCACGTCATGGAACTCGTCGAATCGCTGTGCGACTGGGTGGCCGTCATGGTCGCGGGGCGCATCCGCGCGCACGGCCCGCTCGCGGAGGTCCGCGGCGACGCGCCCTCCCTCCAGCAGGCGTTCCTTGAACTGGTCGGCGCACAGGGCCGCGACCGCGGGTCCGACCTGGACTGGCTGGGCGGCGGGGCGACGCGATGAGCACGAGCACCTCCGGAGTCTCCTCCGAGGCCTCGATCACCCCCGTCGTCGTACGGCTGAAGCTGTCGCTGCTGCGCAACGGGCTGCGACAGTCGGCCGGGCGGCGGGCCGCGTACATCACCTCGGTCGTCGTCGTCCTCCTCTTCGCCGCCCTCCAACTGCTCGGCCTCATCGCCCTGCGCGGCAACGCGCACGCCGCGTCCGTCACCGTCCTGCTGATCGCGGTCATGGCGCTCGGCTGGGCCGTGATGCCGCTGTTCTTCCCCAGCGGCGACGAGACCCTCGACCCGACCCGGCTCGTCATGCTGCCGTTGCGACCGCACCCGCTGGTCCGGGCGCTGCTCGTGGCCTCGCTGGTCGGTATCGGACCGCTGTTCACCCTGTGCCTGCTGGTCGGTTCCGTGATCTCCGTGGCGCACGGCACGGCGGCATACGTCACCGGTGTCGTGGCCGTGCCGTTGGCGCTGCTCGTCTGTGTGGCCCTCGCGCGGGCCGTGGCCGCCGCCAACATCCGGCTGCTGTCCAGCCGCAAGGGCCGCGACCTGGCCGTACTGAGCGGCCTCGTCATCGCGATCGGCGCACAGCTCGTCAACTTCGGCGCACAGCAGCTCGGTTCGGCGGGTGGACTGTCCCGGCTCGACCCGGCGGCGGACGTGCTGCGCTGGGTGCCGCCCGGGTCGGCGATCGGCGCGGTGGACTCGATGAGCAGGGGCTCGTACGGGGTGGGGGTCGCCCAACTCGTCCTGAGCGCGGCGGCGCTGGTGGGGCTGCTGGCGCTCTGGTCGAGGCACCTGACCCTGCTGATGACCTCCCCGGACGGGTCGACGTTGCAGGCGGGCGAAAGTGCGGCGCGGGAGCGGATCCCGACGGGCGGGCTGCGCCGGCTGCTGCCCTCGGGGCGCACCGGGACCGTGATGGAGCGCAGCCTGCGGTACGTGTGGCGCGACCCGAAGACGAAGGCCGCGTGGGTGACCTCGCTGGCGATCGGGCTGATCGTGCCCGTGTTCAACGCCCTGCAGGGCACCGGCTCGATCTACTTCGCGTGCTTCGCGACCGGAATGCTCGGCATCCAGATGTACAACCAGTTCGGTCAGGACACCTCCGCGTTCTGGATGGTCGCGATGGCCATCGCGTCCCCGCACGACGCGTACGTCGAACTGCGCGGGCGTGCGCTGGCGCTGCTGGTGATCACCCTGCCGTACGCGACCCTCGTGACCGTGCTGACGACGGCGATGCTCGACGACTGGTCCAAGCTGCCCGAGGTGCTCGGCCTGTCCTTCGCGCTGCTCGGCGCGATGCTGGCCACCGGCGCCTGGTCCTCGGCCCGCTTCCCGTACTCGATCCCGCAGGAGGGCTACAAGAACGTGGCCCCCGGGCAGGCGGGCCTCGCCTGGATCGCCATCTTCGGCGGGATGGTCTCGGCGGCGCTGCTGACCGCTCCCGTCATCGCCCTCACGATCTGGCTGAACGTGACGGCGGACGGGGACCGGTGGAGCTGGCTGCTGCTGCCGCTGGGGGCCGGATACGGGGCGCTGATCACGGCGTTCGGGCTGCGGATGGCGGCGCCGCGGACGGCCCGACGGCTGCCGGAGATCCTGGCGGCGGTCAGCAAGGGCTGAGCCGACGGGGAGGCCGATGAGCAGGGCGACGGGGAGGGCGAGCTGTCCGGTCGGCGTCCCGCGGCCCAGGTCCGGTTCAAACGACGGGCCCTAGCGGTCCTGGCCGGTGAGTACGCCGTCGAGGAAGGGCTCGATCGCCGCTCGCCACGCCTCCGGCTGGTCGTAGTGCACGAGGTGACCGGCGTCGGCCACCTCCGCGTACTGGCCGTGCGGCAGGACGCGGACCATCTCCTGGGCCTCGGCCCGGCCGAGCTCGCCGTCCAGGCCCCGTACGACCAGCGCGGGGCACTGGACCTGGGCGAGCTCCTCCCAGTGGGCGTCGTACACCCAGGTCTGGCGGGACTTGAGCATCTGCTCGGGTTCGAAGACCGGGCGCCAGCCGTCGGCGGACTCGTGCATCACCTCGGCGTAGAACTCGCCGCGGGAGGGGTTCGGGCGCTCCACCCAGGGGTCGTCCTCGCCGAACCACTTCCGTACGTCGGCGAGCGTGGCGAAGGGCATGGGCCAGGCCTTGAACCAGTCCTCCCACTCACGCTGCGACGCGGCCCCCAACGCCGAGGCCCGCATGTCGCAGATGATCAGCCCGCGGACGAGGTCGGGGCGCTTGGCGGCGAGCTGCCAGCCGGTCAGCGCGCCCATCGCGTGCCCGATGAGGACGGTCGGGGCGAGACCCAGCTGCTCGAGAGCGGCCTCGACGTCCTCGACGTACGCCTCCCGCGTGTACTGCCCCTCCGGCGCCTTGTCGCTCTGGCCGTGGCCGCGCTGGTCGAGGGCGACCGCGCGATGCCGCTCGGAGAGCCAGCGGGCGGTGGACGCCCAGTGGGAGGCGCGGCCCATGAGGCCGTGCAGAAGCAGCACGCCGGGGGCCGGCGGGGTCCTGGGCGGGTCGGTCTTGGGAGGATCGGCGAACTCCCAGGCAGCGAGGCGTAGGCCGCCCGCGCCCGTCACGTCGATGCGCCGCACCATAGGTCTGGCACCCCCCTAGCTCGCTCGGACCGCTCGCTCCCGCTCGAGTCGGCCGGTCCACTCGTACCGCTTCCTGCCGCGCTTCCTGCTGCTGTCGTGCCGCTTTCGTGCCGCTTTCGTGCCGTTGAGTCTGCTGATGCATTGCTCTACATGTACCCGATTTGCCTGTGAAACGCCGCCAGGCTATCGAATGAGCATTCGAAAATACTCCTCTCGGCGGCAATACCCCTCGTTCGAGTGACCACCCTCGGGGATTGACCGCCGTCGCCGAGGGGAGATCTTCAGCGGGAGGCGGACCGCTCGGGGAAATTGGTCCGAAGGGGATGACCCTGGGAGCTCGGGGCTCCGGGTCAGCACAGGGGAGGACAGGCCCCGGCGCCGTAAGGTGCCGGGGCCCTCTCCACATCTACGGCACATCCTTCCCGCCCCCTCCCCAACCGTGCGACATCCCTCTTGGACACGGTCAAGAGCCCTCAGGTCATATGCCTCACGGGTCAGCCTCGCACGCAAACGGTCGCGGCGCTGCGATTCCGCACACTGAATCTTGGTTTCGGCCATCTATCGAAAACATCACAACTGCCCCTGTGGTCGCGGGAGTTGACATGACCGAGGTGAGTCGACGGAGGTGCGGGAAGGGGATGGAGCGTTGGGTCACCGCGGGCGGACGACACGCTCCACGGCGAGCGACCTGCGCCATGGCGCCCACGCCCGCGCCCGGCGCGTTGAACGGAGCGCCGGGTCGGCCCCGACGGGCGGTGTCACCGTGCGCGGGCTCGATCGCCACCGACGCGCAGTGGGCGGGCCGGGTCGACGCCTGCCCACGACGGTCGGCGGGCGCCCGGAGGCCGACCCGGGGTTCGGCGGATGCCGGACCCCGTGGCCCACCCCCGGGAGCTGCCCCTCGCGGGCTCAGGGCCGGGAAGCCCGCACCGGGGTGCGAGGCCTCCCACGATCACCGGATGTCAGCGCTTGGCGACGAACACGTGGGACGCGACGTCCGACTCCAGCTCCGCCGCCTCACCACCGCTGCCGACGAGCACGCCGCCCGCCGACTCCGTCACGCTCACCACGGAGCCGGGCTGCACGCCCGCGCGCCGCAGCGTGTACATCAGCTGCGCGTCCGTCTGGATGGGCTCGCCGATCCGGCGCACGACGACCGTCTTGCCGTCCAGGCCGGGGTCGAGCTCGGCCAGGGACACCATGCTCTCGTCCAGGAACGGGTCGGCGCCGTCCTTCTCGCCGAGCTCCTCCAGGCCGGGGATCGGGTTGCCGTACGGCGACTCGGTCGGGTGGCGCAGCAGCTCCAGCACGCGCCGCTCCACCGCCTCGCTCATCACGTGCTCCCAGCGACACGCCTCGGCGTGCACCTGCTCCCACTCCAGACCGATCACGTCGACGAGCAGGCACTCCGCGAGGCGGTGCTTGCGCATCACTCGGGTGGCGAGACGACGGCCCTCCTCGGTCAGCTCCAGGTGCCGGTCGGTGGCGACCGCCACCAGACCGTCGCGCTCCATGCGCGCCACCGTCTGGCTGACCGTCGGACCGCTCTGATCGAGCCGCTCCGCGATCCGGGCGCGCATGGGGACCACGCCTTCCTCCTCCAGCTCGAGGATGGTGCGGAGATACATCTCCGTGGTGTCGATCAGTCCGGACATACGTGCCCCTTGATTAGCTCTGCCGAAGGCTCGGTGGCTCACCGGCGTGTGCGCTGGCCCTGAACCCAATTCTGACGCATACCACTGACAAGCGTGCCTCGCCGTTGAAACCGCAGGGTTACGAGTGCCCCTGTGGACGCCCCACCGGGTGCCTCCGCGGCCACCTCCGCAGGCCGTATTGACAGCGCACTGGTCCAGACCGCAACGTGATCCGCGGCACAAAGCGTGACCCAGCGCCCACCCGACGCCGACGAGACTTCTAAGGGGCTTCGCCGATGAGCGACCGCAAGCTGGCCGGGCAGTTCTTCGACGCGGCGATCGGCCTGCTCCAGCGGGTGCGGGACGAGGACGCGGGAGACATCGAGGCGGCCGGCACCCTGATCGCCGACACCGTCGCAAACGGCGGCCGGCTCTTCGCCTTCGGCGCCGGGCACTCCTCGCTCGCCGCGCAGGACGTCGTCTACCGTGCGGGTGGCCTCGCCCTGATGAACCTGCTCGCCGTGCCGGGCGTGGTCGGCGTCGACGTCATGCCGGCGACGCTGGGCT is a window of Streptomyces sp. NBC_00271 DNA encoding:
- the purU gene encoding formyltetrahydrofolate deformylase encodes the protein MNDQSTGAAAPAEQYVLTLSCPDKQGIVHAVSSYLFMTGCNIEDSQQFGDHDTGLFFMRVHFSAEAPVTVDKLRASFAAIGDSFHMDWQLNRAEDKMRVVLMVSKFGHCLNDLLFRARTGALRVDIAAVVSNHTDFAELVASYDVPFHHIPVTRDTKAQAEAQLLELVRSEGVELVVLARYMQVLSDDLCKQLSGRIINIHHSFLPSFKGAKPYHQAHARGVKLIGATAHYVTADLDEGPIIEQEVERVGHDVTPDGLVAIGRDVECQALARAVKWHAERRILLNGRRTVVFA
- a CDS encoding SCO4402 family protein; its protein translation is MGGMPLNDMPWWRWRSNVRSALHMLSDPTFQRDVWLAGIDGYGDVTDAVYRLVEDTWLDSWSAEKYVGTIFRDSQEAALVDTAVLRVLRIMHQVGPDAPVSAYLDHQGWPDALRAARDAHVRLAVSDGEDPDAPPRTLEVLRILTRSA
- a CDS encoding ABC transporter substrate-binding protein, with protein sequence MTGRRRTSTTPPVRSQRTGSKISKKVKTRALFAGAVVACASIAVGCGVVPGITGGSGDDPITVMTWAPQDTPATNKPGMPAMAEAYARWVNANGGINGHKLKVLTCNDHNDTVYAAKCARRAADENVVAVVGSYSQHGRSFLAPLEAAGIPYIGGYGVTDDEFSSPLSYPINGGEPALLAGLGEQLGKACGPVALVRPDTVAGDQLPVLLNAGLKAEGHAAGTDQRAAEDATEYSKQTELALGRASSDPLKQGCVVSALGDRTETFMDSFRRDRQDYPKVGTGTVLGSLDQSLIDSTGGPSSPYEGAHVTGWYPVASDKRWDPMRKVIKEQAFGDNRIDPADAGVQTTWIAYNVLRSVVESLGDSPITSLAIRHALDNGLKVTTGRLTPTLSWRYEDLIAAVDFPRLVNAHVTFQVVRKGQLASERNGFIDVSKTLETADSN
- a CDS encoding transcriptional regulator yields the protein MAARPLVARQPNERLQALIQEAGCSNAGLARRVNMCGAEHGLDLRYDKTSVARWLRGQQPRGRAPAIIAEALGRKLGRTVTIDEIGMANGKNLASGVGLQFSPTVLGAIEQVCELWRSDVGRRDFLSGSSVAASALVEPSRDWLISAPDSQVARAAGPRVGLSDVAAVRAMTQALTDLDHQYGSGHVRPVVVHYLNSVVSGLLAGSYREGVGRELFSAVSRLTELAGYMAIDTGQPGLAQRYYIQALRLAQAAGDRGYGGYVLAASMSHLAAQLGNPREIAQLARAAQEGARGRVTPRAESMFHAAEARGHALMGDARAAQVASGRAITALEGADDASGDDPTWIAHFDEAYLADELAHCHRDLGQAEAAARCAEESLAGHPESRARRRAIGYVLLATAQVQQREVEQACHTGLRAVELLGTLRSNRGAEYLDDFQQRLEPYRDEAVVREFGARLELQAAA
- a CDS encoding bifunctional DNA primase/polymerase — encoded protein: MFIVEETIAGPEAVQIPKQRGESLLDTAVRYAEERHWDVFPGTWLEAVEGMQRCSCGEATCPTPGAHATREDWATQATGSATAARRMWSKQPNASILLPTGRTFDAIDVPETAGFLALARMERMELTLGPVTCTPDRRMHFFVLPGAAVKVPDLVRRLGWPPASLDLVTLGEGSYVAAPPTRFGSRGAVQWACRPTPANRWLPDAEELISPLAYACGRDR
- a CDS encoding ABC transporter ATP-binding protein, producing the protein MAEQTGADAPAVRVQGLWKRFGEQVAVAGIDLELPAGRFIGLVGPNGAGKTTTLSMVTGLLRPDQGGVEVVGHDVWRDPAAVKARIGILPEGLRLFERLSGRELLAYTGRLRGLPGAEVDKRTTQLLDVLDLAGAQHKLVVDYSTGMRKKIGLAAALLHNPEVLFLDEPFEGVDPVSAQTIRGVLERYTASGATVVFSSHVMELVESLCDWVAVMVAGRIRAHGPLAEVRGDAPSLQQAFLELVGAQGRDRGSDLDWLGGGATR